One Vicia villosa cultivar HV-30 ecotype Madison, WI linkage group LG5, Vvil1.0, whole genome shotgun sequence genomic window, caTATGTCGTGATTGTAtttcgtgacttgttaaatgatggatgtatgtgaaaatgtgaattgatgattttgtgaatagtatAAGGATATTAATACTTGGGAATGCGCTCAACTGAACATGTCTTAAGTgaattatatgtgatgttttatgaCTAGATGCGTGACTTATATGTAATCTTTTGTGActatatgtatgacttatatgcggtgATGTTTTAGGACTAGAATTGTGATTCATACATGTGATGTATCGTGAATTGGCttgcaaagtaaatgaatgagatatatttataattgatgtgaatatgacgTTTTGTGACTTGTAGTAAGaggaaaagtatgtgagatttgtgagttagTGAAGGTATGAGGAGTatggcaatattaatacttgcgatgtgataactatatatgcctgaatcctaatatacaatttatcatgcgctcacttatatgatttgatatctcacccttttctcttgttcgccgttgcatttatattggtaacgtgcaggtgttcgagtatgaagatttagttgccgttaatcgagtcggttgtcgctctgatacgtagcacttggggggaCGATTTATATTGTTTAtggtgttgttgtttattgtgattatCCTGGTTTATTAGGATGATATGTTAAGTGAAGTTGCTTTATTAATATGATGTTGTTTATGTGATTAAAATGTTACTTGATTCTAAAATTAAGAATCATGACTCCgctgttttattaataaaagaagttattctgttttagaaagtgctatgtattcgctaaatgcgatgaagtgatttattgttgaagtgaatatgtgacgcctcatttgtgagtcgagaaatttttaaatactctgatattttccgcattataattgtcgggtagaaatggggtgttacaataaaaTCTCTAATAAAATGATGACGAGTGTCAATAAGCTTTGTCATGCTATGTTGAATGGAATTCTTGGATAAGTTGATAGCACTAAGATTGTCAAAatacaatgtcatgacatcttatGCGATATTGTAATCTTTCAGTATTTGTTTCATTGAAATCAACTGAGATCAGCTGCTCCCTACTGTAATATACTCTGCCTCAACAATAAATAGAGACACAACTTTGCTTATTTTTGAACCAGGATATAAGATTATTTCCTAATAAGAAACACTCTCCTGGAGTGGTTTTCCTATCATCAGCACTACCTTCCCAAtttgcatcacaatatcctaccatTATGGAATTAGAACCATGAGAATCTAACATGTCATAGTCACTAGTACCATTGTTGTACTTCAGAATTCTCTTCACTTGGTTGATGTGACTCATTGTAGGCTCAGCTTGATATCTTGCACAAACACCTACAGGAAATGTGATGTTAGGTTTGTTGGCTGTAAGGTATAATAAGCTACCAATCATGTTTCTGTACAGACTTTGATCCACATTAACACCTTTTTCATCTTTAGATAATTTCAAAATGAGTAGGTGTAGGTGTCCTGTTATGACTAGAATTCTTCATACCAAACTTTTTCACAATATTCTTGGCATATGCTTTGAGAGATGAAGATATAATCATCCATCTGTTTTACTTGAAGTCCCATAAGGTATGTTAATTCACCAACAAGACTCATATCAAACTCATATTGCATCTGCTTGACAAAATGTTGAACCATCTTGTCTAACATCCCTTAAAACacaatgtcatccacatatatctgACCAATCATGAGTTTGCCATATTCTCCTAAACAAACAAAGTTTTGTCTATTCCTCCTTTCATGTACCCATTGTTGACAAGAAATTCTGCCAGCCtttcataccaagccctaggagCTTACGTTAGTCCATAAAGAGCCTTCTTCAGTTTGGATACATGATCTGAAAAGGCAAGATCACTAAACCCTTTTGTTTGTTCAACATACACTTATTCATTTAGTacccatttagaaaggcacttttcacatccatctgaAATAAATTGAACTTTAGTAGGCATGCCACTTCTAATAGTAGTCAGATGGGTTCAAGTCTAGCAACTGGTGCAAAAGTCTCATCAAAATCTACTTTTTCaatttgagtgtatccttgagccaCACGTCTAGCCTTGTTTCAGGTGACAACTCCATTTTCATCAGATTTATTCTTGTACACCCTTTTTTATTCCAATGAAATTTATTCCATTAGGCTTGGGAACCAAATCCCACACTTCATTCCTCTTGAACTGAcccaattcttcttgcatggaattAACCCAAAATTCATCAGCTGAGGCTTCCTTCACATTCTTGGGTTCAATCTTAGAAACAAAACAAGGATTTGAAAATACCTTTCTTGATCTAGTAGTAATCCCTTCATTAGGATTTCCTATAATGAGTTTTTTAGGATGATCTTTCTAAATTGTGATTGAGGGACCTTTGTTGACTTGATTTTCATGAGGCTCAACATCTACAGTCTCAGCATTAGCATCATCATCCACCATATTTTCTAGCTCATCATCCATCTAgaatgatgttccaacatctgcTCCGACATCATGTCCACTCTCTATAATTGAATattcaaccacaacatttataaATTCCATCATGACTTTGGTTCTTGAATTAAAAACTCTATAAGCCCCGATATCTGTAGAGTAACCCGGAATatcccttcatcactcttgggatctatttttctttgcttacGATTAGCCAAGCTGTAACACTTACTTTCAAAGAAATGGAAGTATTTGATAGTAGGTTTCCTTTCTTTCCATAACTCATAGAGTGTAGCTGAAGTACCAGTCCTTAAGGTGACCCTATTATGAATGTAACGAGAAATATTCATAGGTTCAACCCAAAAATGATATGGAAGATGCTTAGCATGAAGCACAACTTTAACTgattcttgtagagtcctattcttgcattcaacaactccattttgctaagGGGTGATGGGAGAAGAAAATTCATGGCTAATACCTTCAGAAGAGCAGAATTCAACAAATGTTATGTTTTCAAATTTCTTACCATGACCACTTCTAATCCTTACAATTACACTTTCCTTCTCTCTTTGAAGTTCTTTGATAAAGTTCACCCAAGAAAATCttgaaaaatcatcaacaacaacataagcaTACCTTTTTCCACCAAGACGTTCAACTTGCATAGGCCCCATTAAGTCCATTTGAAGCAGTTCCAGAACTTTTGAGGTGGTTAGATGTTGAATCTTCTGGTGTGACATCTTAATTTTCTTTCCAATTTGGCAATCACCACaaattctttcttcttcaattttgaGCTTAGGAATAGCTCTGATAGCTTCTCTAGACATAATTTTCTCCATACCTTTCAAGTGTaagtgaccaagtttttggtgtcACAACTTGACTTCATCTTCTTTGAACATCACTGATCACCTAACACCAAATATGTATCCCTCTGTGTCTTatctaaaacctacaaaaacaatTACAAGACTAGTCATTATAAATACTAGTTTTTTGGACTTTTGTTCAACATTATATACCCTTCGCATCACGATCTCCACTTGCAATATATAGAACTATAAGACAATTTCTAAACACAGTGCTAATAACACCTCATTttattaaacaaattaattataatttctaaaaaaaatgaaatagccTATTTAAAAACTCATACGTTTGTATGTTGCTGATATGGACCTAATAAGAATTgtcatttcaaaataaaaagccaAGTAAAATATACTCATTAGTCTTGGAAGAGACGACAACTAGAGGAAAAAAAACATCATTACAACTAAAattagtaacaaactcgtgcgttcgcacgagtTCTGGTACGAGACGCACATTTgttttagatgtatattttttaatataaaacaatgtatattaaaagtaattaacattttatggaaaaaaaataataattcacaTTAAATTGTATCTAAAATAAATCAGGAACAAAATTGAAAATACTACAATGAAATTGTGTCTAAACAACCttttgtaacttcatgttcccgttaataatcaatattttgataagtaacttcatgttcccgttaatatttaatattttgctcaataacttcgtgttcccgttaatattcaatattttaatcagtaacttcaggttcccgttaatattcaatattgtaataagtaatttcatgtttccgttaatatttaccattttgatcagtaacttcatgttcccgttaatatttaatattttaatcagtaacttcaagtttctgttaatatttaatattttaatcagtaacttcaggttcccgttaatattcaatattgtgatcagtaacttcatgttcccgttaatactcaatattttaataagtaacttcaggttcccgttaatatttaatattatgatcagtaacttcatgtttccgttaatattcaatatttttatcagtaacttcatttttccattaatatttaatattttaatcagtaacttgaGGTTcccgttaatttcaaaatattttgatcagtaacttcatgttcccgttaatattcaatattttgatcagtaacttcaatattttgaataatgTAATATTAATGTTGTTAATTTATACAaatattaaatttccatttaaatttcaaatatttacttttatatttaaaatattatataataaaaaatagttgattaattttcatattaaaatatttgaattaatagttttatttttccattttatataattttcatattagaagaaaataaaatttagggttaaatgactttcacccccctgcaatagtagcgagatttggTTTTCCccctattaaaatttttttttgtccaggccccttaacaaaaaagattctgttttcagacaCCCCCTATTCCATGTTAGGCTGACTGGGCCTGGAGAATCTTGCTGActtaccaccaaaccatgcatGTTTTGTTGACTATAATTGCAAAAAAGTTCTATATAATAATATTTCAttctttttcaattaaaaaagctgtacatattaattagttttttaattaactttttcaattcttttaataatattccattcttttaaCTATATTAACCTTTTAACTATTTATAAACTAACATTTTAAACTaactattttttataaactaacatattaacgtttattaacattttaatgttttttacaaACTAACATTTTAATCTACCTATatatgttaataaaataaaaacgttaataaaataaaaacgttaataattataaaaatattaataaaataaaaatgtaaataaaaacgttaataaaaaatttttatacatttttttaacattttaaaaaaactgggaaattatttttaaaaaacattaataatgtttataaaatgttaaaaaaatgtataaaacgTTTTCAAAAAACCTGggcaataatttttttaacaataaatatttttattgtttttcaaatttgtatatattataaaaaaatttgggcaattaaaatagttattaaaatatttaaatgtatttaaatattaaaaatttttattaaaatgttaaaaatgtttattattaaaaaatgtttattaaaatattaaaatcattatttaaaattattaatatataatgtttatataaaatagctgtacatataacatattttatataattatatttttttaataattttaattaacattttatttatataattatataattataaaaaaaagttaaaatatttaaaatacatttatataattatataaaaaaacgttaaaatattttaagtacatttaaacataattataaaaaaagttaattaaaaacgttaattaaatattttataaaaaaacgttaattaaaatacttttaaacattttataattatataattattaaataatacagcttttttaatttatatattactgaaaaagttaattaaaaaactaaataaaagaatGAAGTATTATtgaaaaactaaataaaagaatGGAGTATTATTGAGAAACTAAATACagctttttaaatttatatattattgaaaaagttaattaaaaaactaattaatatgtacagcttttttaattgaaaaaaaatggaatATTATTATATAGAACTTTTTTGCAATTATAATCAACAAAACatgcatggtttggtggtaagctTTCAGCAACCTATCAAAGgtgacctgggttcgaatcccagattttgcaacttattaatttgcaatttttcaGGCTTTCCAAATGCAGCAGCCAGGCCCAGCCAAACATGGAATAGGGGGGGTGTCtgaaaacaaaatcttttttgttaaggggccaggacaaaaaaaaaatttcatagggggaaaaccgaatctcgctactattgcagggggtgaaagccatttaaccctaaaatttattaaaattttattgcatttaatttccGTTTGCCAAATAATAATTATCATtcataaaatcatttaaaaaatgattgCATATTAATTATTATCAGAGATAAACATTTATGACATGtatgattataaaataaattataattaaagcaATTTATATGTTAAGAATTTGGGCATACACATATGAAACGTTTTTAACTTGTATGAGATGGATCTTCCCATTTTTAAAACATACTTATTTCTATCATTCCCTAAGATGAAATTTTATGAAATGTAAACCTAAATATTTCTCTATCTTAAACCTCTAACATTTAGGAACTATGACATGTATTAGTCCCCTCAAAAGCAAACATATTGATATGTTATAAACTATAATAGCAAAAGATGAGAAAGACACCATATTTGTTATTGAATAAGTGCATAAATTACAAAACAGAAGACACTAAGAATATATATGTAttcaaaatagaaataaaaagaacacataaaaaatgcattaaaaatcaaaatgaatAAAGAAATACAAATCATCTAAATCATAAAGATATCCAAACCTCTCAGATTCAAAGATTCCAATCCAGAACATTCCCGGAAAAAAAATCCCAACCCAGATTAAAAATTACAATTACAAATTCGATTAGTTAATATATTTGTAGATCCAAACTCTAAACATTAAAAAacaaatcaagaaaataatagatctgatttaaaaattattaacatGTTTCTTGTTTTCAATGTTGTTTTACTTCTCGTTTTCGTCTACGGTAGATCTATAACCTGGAAAATAAAAGAAGTAAAAAAATGTTAAGAAGATGAATGAGAGACACCATAAGTAGCAGTTCTTAACGGGAATGCacgaaaaatatatatgtattcaaAAGACACCATAATTATAtatctaattatttattataCATTGAATTATTTGACATCATGTTAATTATTTATCTTGACTAAATATATTCAAAACCAGATGGCACCAAAACAAACAAACTTAAACAATAAAGATCCCATCAAATAAACATGatgaaacaaaataataattaaaaataataaaggagtaaattttataaaaaaacaaagcaATATCTTTCTAACAAAAAGttaatgttttatatatatatatatatatatatatatatatatataagcctcAAATTAGttgaatatatagaaaatttcttcacccacctcctaaccttcttgctcacccctggtgaatttacaacactaccccttgtttcggaagttcatttccgaaaaggtacttttttttgaaaaaaagtgttttcagaaatgtatctccgaaaacgtgttttttttaatataaaatattgatttcggagatgcatctccgaaataaagttacatttttagaaaatgtggtgtttcggaagttcatctccgaacgcaccccccttggagaaattcggaaatgaacttccgaatttatgtctggacagaagaaaaatggaaaacaacaacgattcgctttatttaattggGTGAAGATTACAatgataatattactgaaaattaaagttacatattgttgaacacgggtaggtggggatgagtcaacattttgattacgtcgtccgccgatctttgaagtttcgcgtccaactcgatcgggcctttcgaagaaaatcggtcgaacgttgtccacaaaaccgctaaatcttcgtcgttcttgatctcaaaaggtgtgaacttaatgcctccctcgtcgttaagcgatggcgagcggtactcgagcttgacaacctttcgattctcgggatagcgcaaaagcgtgttgagcgacggtatcaactccgcaaacggcgtgtcgcgcgagaagcgaaattggaacgacatcgggtagccggtttcaaagtagacgaatgctaggtgggggtaggtttgtgtcatttgtgttttgtggtgtgaagatgatgaagaagagtgtgtggtatttatagacttattggagcattgatggcccaacaaatctTATCATgcatcaggggacatttcggaaatgaacttccgaaaataggctacctcatgtatatttcggaagttcatttccgaattatgcagaaacagacataaaatttgcattttgttgattgcttagtgtgttgtgtaaattgaacaaatgaaattgacattaaacataaattacacaaagatgacataaaacatacttatattatatatgtattgaatcggtccaattttacatgataaacaacaatacatacaaaaaatgatcgttacaaacaaaaacgatctggaacgaactaaaattcatcgaaccaatcggtggatcctaagtccaaaataggcacgtcCTTCGACCGCTCTTtgttttgctcgcgctcttggctcatcatttcttcaaactccgccattcttgaaacgaaaggatccggccaagtctccgcctcatttgaacgatgtgcggtccattgacaacaagtagctggtataggacaccccggtttcaaaaaaacttggacaaagtgccgcgatcgtagatacccgatgcatatgatccgGCCCGACGAGTctaatggcggtcgactatgaagtggaaagaaagtctcacttagtccaaacctcgtcaaatcgacgcatacaatatcataggcacttgctattagatgacccatatcggggaatgacatccacttcgagaccggagcgataccggtaagtgatggaacaagtgaatcatgaattttcgcaaacttttcttgattttcatatagtcgtccgtagatgtcccgatacgaagtcaactccgcaatgagttcccgtcggactaaagtgtgattattttcccctttaccgagcaaacccacaacggcccgatatccacaattgctgTCGCCGCCAACATCAatgatgttatcgatatatttgtgcataaaaagtggcatctcatcaatgtagacaatttgtgattttttgatcggcggtgtgcgaggtggcttcgaaatacgggctcctttgttaccactacacttagacttcggtgtctcatgaatttccgggaacAATGCATCCACATGTTCAaaataggaaggagatcgttttgttgacgtgtcatcttgtgtaattttggactttttcggtgcacctttcgttttaaccggttgagatggcggtttcaaatcggtggtctccggaaatgcgatctttcgcaattgttcttttatgtgcatttttgttgtgtcgtccgctttagcaaacttctc contains:
- the LOC131604896 gene encoding uncharacterized mitochondrial protein AtMg00810-like, producing MIGSLLYLTANKPNITFPVGVCARYQAEPTMSHINQVKRILKYNNGTSDYDMLDSHGSNSIMVGYCDANWEGSADDRKTTPGECFLLGNNLISWFKNKQSCVSIYC